The DNA region GGTTGAGGTTCACCGGATTGGGTTCCCGGCTGTTCCACCGCCGGCTTTGGACCGGGATCCCCGTTCGGTACGCCCGCGGGAGGATGCGGTTGCTCGTTCGTCGGCGGACCGCTTGTACCGGAAGATTCTCCCGAAGCCGGCGTTGTCGCCGGTTCTGTTCCCGAACGACCTCCTCCGGTCACCCCGGGATCGGACCCCTCCGTCGTGACCGGCTTCGGTTCCGGCATCGTCTGGATCATCTCATCCCATTCCGTCTCTGTCGGAGGCTGCTCCAGCAGTTTGGACACCGGCTGGATGGATTCGGCCAATTCGTTGATGGAGGCTTCCTCCAGCTTGTCGGGAGTCAGATCGTTGCCTTCCCTGTTCGCCACCAAAAGAGCGGCGTATTTCGCGGGGGAAAGACCGGTCTGTTCCACGTTTTTCCGAACCTTCTCCGGGATGGTCAACACCTTCAGTTCGACTTGCTCGGCTTGTTTCTTTTTGAGATCGTGGGAAACTTCTTCCTTGATTTCCTTAAGCGTCTTCTCCGCCTTGGGATCGGAGAAACCGGAAAGAACGATCCGGTCACGCTGTTGAACCATCCCTTTGTCGCGGGCCGCATCGATCATGTCCGCCACAAATTCACCGGCGTCTTCTCCTTGCCATTTCGCGCTTTCAATCAAATCATTCGCCGATTTGTTGAGAGGCTTCACATCCACCACGTGACGTTTCCCGTCAATCCCGATGGCCAAACTGGGATTCATGTCAAGGTATATATATGTTTCGGCCTCGGCCGGACTGGCGTCAAACAAGGGATAAACAAAAAAGATCCCCAGAACGGCGGCCGCAGCAGCGGAAAGTGATGCCAGCCAGGAACGGCCCGCGAACCTTTTCCGCTCCTCATGGAAAAACACTTCTTCTCCCGCCTCCGCCTGGAGATTCGTTCGTCGTACTTTCACAAAGTCACCGTCCGGTGTCAACACGATCCAGTGCTTTTTCTGCACTTCCAAAATCAATCCGCGTTTCATCATTTTTCCCTCCTCTCTGTCCGTGAAATCAGGGAACCGCGGTCACAAACCGATGTAACCGCGGATCATGGTCAAATCTTCAATCACCACAATGGTGAGCGCAATCAGATAGGAGCGATGGCGACTCAAGGTTCTCCGATGCATTCCGAGTGCTTCCGCCACTTCCTTGTCCGGCTTTTTCTGAGTGTAAAACCTGCTCAGAAGCGTCCGATCGGAAACCAGAAAGCGCGCCGCATTCAGCAGGTTCTCCCGCGTGTCCCGGTGCTTCGGTTTTTTCTTCACCAATTCTTCCAAAGAGATCCCGTACTGTGCCAACCTCTCCACAAAAACCTGGATTTCATGCCGGCACATGGCGGTTTCTTCCTGTTTCCGATGTGTTTCAAAAGACATTTCCACGATTTCGGGACGGGTCATGTCTTCATTTTCCGAATGAGGGGAATGCCATGGAACCAGCCGGTGGTGTTTCTGTTCCTGACGGAAATAGTCCACCAGTCTTCCCCTGAGCACCTTTTCCGCAAAGGACCGAAAGGATACCCCGTGATCCTTGCTGAAACGGTCAATGGCTTCGTTCATTCCCCGGTATGCGACGGCATATTCATCATCCTGCGGTGAGATCACCCTCTTGCAGACTTTGGAAGCAATCCGTCTGACCTCAGGTTCCAAATCGCGCAACAGCGCGTCTCTCTCTTCAGGAGAGCCGGATTTCTGCACCGCGAGCACTCGTGCTTCCCATCCCGAAACGGTTCGCCGGAAAAACATGCAATACCGACACCTCTCCCTATGTATGTATTCGCACCTTTCCTCCGTTTTTTGTCCCATCTCGAACAAAGACCATTTTATCACGTTTGGAAGCGAATGCACCGGTGAAATGCGTACTTCTTCCAAAAAAATTTCTTTTTCTGAACACAATCCGACCGGTATGGATCCAATTGAAATGCCCGAAACACAGCCGGGGCCGTCCCCCGCTTCGCAAGCACTTGCGCGCTTGAAGATGAACGGGAAACAGCCCCGGCTTTCCGGTGGAGCGGTCCGGACGAACCGCCGGACTCATTTGTTGTTTTTGCCCAACTCCCGGACTTTTTGCACCGCTTCGGGATTTTCCAGGGAGGAAAGATCCCCCTCCGCTTCCCCGAGATAAGCGGCGCGGATCACCCGGCGCAAAATTTTCCCGTTTCGGGTTTTGGGAAGCTCCGGCACGGCGTGAACCCGTTTCGGTTTCAACGCTTTCCCCATTTTGGCGGCCACAAAGTTGATCAATTCCGCTTCGAGGGCGGCCGGATCGGAAACATCCCCTCTCAGGGTCACGAAGCAAACGGCGGCTTCTCCTTTGTCACGATCCGGAATTCCGATGGTGGCCGCTTCCGTCACGGACGGATGATCCACCAACACCGATTCCATCTCCGCCGGTCCCAGTCGCTTGCCGGCGATTTTCAGGGTGTCATCGGAGCGCCCCGTGATGAACCAGTTTCCGTGATCATCGACCAGGACCCAGTCTCCGTGAACCCACACATCCTGAAAACGGCTCCAGTATGTGTCCAAATACCTGTCGGGGTCCTGCCAGAACCCGTTGGTCATTCCCACCCAGGGTTTTCTCAAAACGAGCTCGCCCACTTGCCCGCGTACCGGCGCTCCGGTTTCGTCCACCACGTCGGCATCCATTCCGGGAAGCGGGCCGCTGAATCCGCAAGGAACGGCCGGCTTCAGCAGATTGCCCCCCAAAATCCCGCCGGAAATTTCCGTTCCGCCCGAATAGTTGTAAATCGGAATCCGCTTTTGTCCGACATGTTCGAACAACCAGTGCCAAGGTTCGGGGTTCCACGGCTCGCCGGTGGAGCCGAACACGCGCAGGCTGGAAAGGTCATGTCCTTGGACCCAGGACTCTCCGTGCTTCATCAGCGCCCGGACCAACGTGGGGGAAATGCCGAGATGGCTCACCCCGTATGTCTCCACCAGTTTCCACAGGCGATCGGGAGCCGGCCAATCCGGGGTTCCTTCATACACCAGCATGGTGGCGCCGGAAAGAAGCGCGCCGAACACCATCCACGGCCCCATCATCCAGCCCATGTCCGTCACCCAGAACAAAATGTCTCCGGGACCCACGTCAAATCCGTAAGCGGCGTCAAACACGGCTTTCACCGGGAAACCGGCGTGAACGTGAACGGTTCCCTTCGGTTTGCCCGTCGTGCCGGAAGTGTAAATGAGCATGAACGGATCCGACGCATCCGTGTCATGAGGTTGAAGCGCTTTCATTTCCGTGGTCAGATCATTCCAGTCGACGTCCCGGCCGTCGTTCCACGGACAATCGCGGCCGAGTCTCCGCACGACCACGACCTTCTCCACCGAAGGAGACAAATCGGCCGCCCGATCGGCTTCCTCTTTCATGCGCACCACTTTGCCCCGGCGCAAAAATCCGTCCGCGGTGATCAGCAACCGGGCTTCGCATCCTTGAACCCTCGCCGCCACGGCCTCAGCTCCGTATCCCGAAAAACAAGGCGTGAAGATCGCTCCGATCCGGGCCACGGCAAGCATGGCAATCACATTTTCCGGGATCATCGGCAAATAAATCGCCACCCGGTCTCCGGGACGAATGCCCAATTGGCGCAGACCGTTTGCCGCGGCATTCACTTGTCTCCACAAATCCCTGTACGTGTACGTTCTTGCCTCCCCGTCATCCCCTTCCCAAATCAGGGCGAGACGGTGCCTCGACGCGGGATCGTCGACAAAACGGTCCAAGGCGTTTTCCGTGAGGTTCATTCGCCCGTCCACGAACCAACGGGTCCAGGCGATTCCCTTGGAGTCATCCATCACCCGGGTGTACGGACGGGTCCACCGAAGCCCCAAATCCTTCACCACTTCATCCCAGAACCAGCCCACATCCCGGACGGATGCTTCATAAAATGCGTCGTAATCGTCAAAGCCCAATTTTTTCATGAACCGGTACATTCTCGTTTGCCGCATCTCTTCGGGACTGGGAAACCAGACGGGTTGGCTCATGCACGATCACTCCATTTTTGAATATCATTACCTCTCACTATATTAAATCTATTATTAACATTGAGTCAAAATCTGTCCCGGGAGGATTTCATCCGCAATCCGGTGATTCCTCGTTCCTTTGCGGGCGACCAACCGGGGAAGCCGTCGGAGAATTTTTTCGGCAAAGCGGGGAAGTCTGGGGTATCATAATCAGGGAAAGGAGTGGCCGGTCATGACGCAGCCCAAACGAATCATCAAAAAAGAACTCCTCCACAGCCGGTTCCTCGGAGAAACAAAGGAAATTCTCGTATTCCTGCCGGATGAAC from Staphylospora marina includes:
- a CDS encoding anti-sigma factor domain-containing protein codes for the protein MKRGLILEVQKKHWIVLTPDGDFVKVRRTNLQAEAGEEVFFHEERKRFAGRSWLASLSAAAAAVLGIFFVYPLFDASPAEAETYIYLDMNPSLAIGIDGKRHVVDVKPLNKSANDLIESAKWQGEDAGEFVADMIDAARDKGMVQQRDRIVLSGFSDPKAEKTLKEIKEEVSHDLKKKQAEQVELKVLTIPEKVRKNVEQTGLSPAKYAALLVANREGNDLTPDKLEEASINELAESIQPVSKLLEQPPTETEWDEMIQTMPEPKPVTTEGSDPGVTGGGRSGTEPATTPASGESSGTSGPPTNEQPHPPAGVPNGDPGPKPAVEQPGTQSGEPQPNAPATESSGSSSPAEK
- a CDS encoding sigma-70 family RNA polymerase sigma factor — translated: MFFRRTVSGWEARVLAVQKSGSPEERDALLRDLEPEVRRIASKVCKRVISPQDDEYAVAYRGMNEAIDRFSKDHGVSFRSFAEKVLRGRLVDYFRQEQKHHRLVPWHSPHSENEDMTRPEIVEMSFETHRKQEETAMCRHEIQVFVERLAQYGISLEELVKKKPKHRDTRENLLNAARFLVSDRTLLSRFYTQKKPDKEVAEALGMHRRTLSRHRSYLIALTIVVIEDLTMIRGYIGL
- a CDS encoding AMP-binding protein; this translates as MSQPVWFPSPEEMRQTRMYRFMKKLGFDDYDAFYEASVRDVGWFWDEVVKDLGLRWTRPYTRVMDDSKGIAWTRWFVDGRMNLTENALDRFVDDPASRHRLALIWEGDDGEARTYTYRDLWRQVNAAANGLRQLGIRPGDRVAIYLPMIPENVIAMLAVARIGAIFTPCFSGYGAEAVAARVQGCEARLLITADGFLRRGKVVRMKEEADRAADLSPSVEKVVVVRRLGRDCPWNDGRDVDWNDLTTEMKALQPHDTDASDPFMLIYTSGTTGKPKGTVHVHAGFPVKAVFDAAYGFDVGPGDILFWVTDMGWMMGPWMVFGALLSGATMLVYEGTPDWPAPDRLWKLVETYGVSHLGISPTLVRALMKHGESWVQGHDLSSLRVFGSTGEPWNPEPWHWLFEHVGQKRIPIYNYSGGTEISGGILGGNLLKPAVPCGFSGPLPGMDADVVDETGAPVRGQVGELVLRKPWVGMTNGFWQDPDRYLDTYWSRFQDVWVHGDWVLVDDHGNWFITGRSDDTLKIAGKRLGPAEMESVLVDHPSVTEAATIGIPDRDKGEAAVCFVTLRGDVSDPAALEAELINFVAAKMGKALKPKRVHAVPELPKTRNGKILRRVIRAAYLGEAEGDLSSLENPEAVQKVRELGKNNK